In Saccharicrinis fermentans DSM 9555 = JCM 21142, a genomic segment contains:
- a CDS encoding DUF4350 domain-containing protein has protein sequence MGKGMNNKYLVWGLLLCFMLYITVLIITPGEIDWSLSFSKSDEIPFGNSILFEELEQLFPKDSIQTSHSPIANFLDDRDLQDGSVLFINNRFEPDKFDFKKMLNLAELGNHIFIAAVYFSQQVQDTLGFKTEGNFSFELMKEDSICLNLVNPKLKSPWGYYYKKAYSNTFFQSYDTLKTTVLGLGDKAKTNFIRIQYGKGYFYVNTNPKAFTNYNLLIRNNYEYVFKCLSYLPQRALIWDEYYKQEAPISGSEFRYILSQKSLRYAWYILFFGILIYMVFAAKRQQRMIPIVKPPENSTLTFVETIGRLYFRRKDHLDIAKKRYRFFLEFLRTQYYVDTASLNAETYDEIATKCDVPLRTVQQLFDMGKRLVEVKSISEEDLEQFNKKIEFIYDKCRDEKK, from the coding sequence ATGGGAAAAGGTATGAATAATAAATATCTGGTGTGGGGGCTGTTATTATGCTTTATGTTATATATAACTGTTTTAATTATTACTCCCGGAGAGATAGATTGGAGCCTTAGTTTTTCAAAATCGGATGAAATTCCATTTGGTAATAGTATTTTGTTTGAGGAATTAGAGCAGCTGTTTCCTAAAGACAGTATCCAAACGTCACACTCTCCGATTGCAAATTTTCTGGATGATAGGGATTTGCAAGATGGAAGTGTCCTATTTATTAATAATCGTTTTGAGCCGGATAAATTTGACTTTAAAAAAATGTTGAATCTTGCGGAGTTGGGTAATCATATTTTTATAGCGGCGGTGTATTTTTCTCAACAGGTGCAGGATACCCTCGGATTTAAAACGGAAGGAAACTTTTCTTTTGAGTTAATGAAAGAAGACTCCATATGTTTAAATTTGGTGAATCCAAAGCTTAAATCACCATGGGGGTATTACTATAAAAAAGCCTACAGTAATACATTTTTTCAGTCGTACGACACATTGAAGACGACGGTATTAGGATTGGGTGATAAAGCGAAGACTAATTTTATTCGGATTCAGTATGGGAAAGGATATTTTTATGTAAATACAAATCCGAAGGCTTTCACCAATTACAATTTGTTAATAAGAAATAATTACGAATATGTCTTTAAGTGTTTGTCGTATTTGCCACAACGAGCGCTTATTTGGGATGAGTATTATAAGCAGGAAGCTCCTATTTCAGGATCGGAGTTCAGGTATATTCTTTCACAAAAGAGTTTGCGTTATGCCTGGTATATATTGTTTTTTGGAATCCTCATTTATATGGTGTTTGCGGCAAAACGACAGCAGCGGATGATCCCTATTGTTAAGCCTCCGGAAAATTCGACTTTAACTTTTGTTGAAACAATAGGGCGTTTGTACTTTAGAAGGAAAGATCACCTGGATATTGCAAAAAAGAGATATCGCTTTTTTTTAGAGTTTTTGCGTACACAGTATTATGTGGATACGGCTTCTCTGAATGCTGAGACCTACGATGAGATAGCAACAAAGTGTGATGTGCCCTTACGTACCGTACAACAGCTTTTTGATATGGGCAAAAGATTGGTTGAGGTGAAAAGTATTTCGGAAGAGGATCTGGAACAGTTTAATAAGAAAATAGAATTTATCTACGATAAGTGTAGAGACGAAAAAAAATAA
- a CDS encoding DUF4369 domain-containing protein, whose amino-acid sequence MGKLSYIFAALLVIIVSCSEKKVKQIPLIEGQISNYSGHKAYLYADETPDIPLDTIEMDANGTFSVAKQCIEKAGFYYLRLENGGRINFFLRPSDYIHFQADAKHLLETCQSNNSKLLSNYWSLEKINLNFNTGLKEISTKLSQMGGQEPNDSLYKALHTQRNKLAQQLRDKCLKISEQANSPIIDFIMLNIKAGNQSLFSMKSDLQLFVDNAEQLTNDEQTQALFADYDKKIMQAYSLIRAQGYYQKGEQFPELRARTNWNEALQLNTVHGNPIHIILWSGEDLRDEAKLKQSKAMMYRYGSKGLKTIMIAYTNNKNKWLSNIKKHRLPYWHLVDTLSLQSPDLPKIGVRSLPCNFVIDSIGTIINRDIWGQELELTIRSNIEK is encoded by the coding sequence ATGGGAAAATTAAGCTACATATTTGCGGCTCTTCTGGTCATCATAGTCTCTTGCTCCGAGAAAAAGGTAAAACAAATTCCTCTCATAGAAGGCCAGATATCCAATTACAGTGGTCACAAAGCATATCTTTATGCCGATGAAACACCTGACATACCATTAGATACCATAGAAATGGATGCCAATGGCACTTTTAGTGTAGCAAAACAATGCATTGAAAAAGCAGGGTTCTATTACCTTCGACTAGAAAATGGTGGGCGCATCAATTTTTTCCTCAGACCCAGTGACTATATTCATTTTCAAGCCGATGCCAAACATTTGCTAGAAACTTGTCAAAGCAATAATTCAAAATTACTGAGCAACTACTGGTCGTTGGAAAAGATAAACCTGAACTTCAACACTGGATTAAAAGAAATTTCCACAAAACTAAGTCAGATGGGTGGACAGGAACCAAACGACTCCCTCTATAAAGCATTACACACCCAAAGAAACAAGCTTGCCCAACAACTAAGAGACAAGTGTTTGAAGATATCCGAACAAGCCAATTCTCCCATCATCGACTTTATCATGCTAAACATAAAAGCAGGTAACCAATCACTATTTTCCATGAAATCCGATTTGCAATTATTTGTGGATAACGCAGAACAACTCACCAACGATGAACAAACGCAAGCACTATTTGCCGATTACGACAAAAAAATAATGCAGGCCTATTCCTTGATCAGGGCCCAAGGATATTATCAAAAAGGCGAACAATTTCCCGAACTCAGAGCCCGAACCAATTGGAACGAAGCGCTTCAATTAAATACAGTTCACGGAAACCCAATCCACATTATCCTATGGTCGGGAGAGGACTTACGAGACGAAGCCAAGCTAAAGCAAAGCAAAGCAATGATGTATCGCTATGGATCCAAAGGACTAAAAACCATAATGATAGCCTATACCAACAATAAAAACAAATGGTTATCCAACATCAAAAAACACCGACTTCCGTACTGGCACTTAGTAGATACCCTATCGTTACAATCTCCTGATTTACCAAAAATAGGGGTACGTTCACTCCCCTGTAATTTCGTGATAGATAGTATTGGAACTATCATAAACAGGGACATATGGGGGCAGGAGCTTGAGCTGACAATACGTAGCAATATTGAAAAATAA
- a CDS encoding UDP-2,3-diacylglucosamine diphosphatase, protein MKKGKKIYFASDVHLGAPSIKDGKKHEKIFVNWLDSIKEDTAELYLLGDIFDFWFEYRHVVPRGFSRFLGKICEFTDSGIPVHFFTGNHDIWVFDYLPKETGMIIHHDPYKVELNGKSFYLAHGDGLGPYDKAYNRLKWVFTNKFLQWMFARIHPNFAVGFARKWSKQSRLKNENSDESQFLGEDKEWLMLHARDILEKEHFDYFVFGHRHLAFHKDFMDNSHFIYLGDWVNHRSYGVWDGTKFELKFLQ, encoded by the coding sequence TTGAAAAAAGGGAAGAAAATATATTTTGCGTCGGATGTTCATTTAGGTGCTCCATCTATAAAAGATGGTAAAAAACACGAGAAGATATTTGTCAATTGGTTAGATTCCATTAAAGAAGACACCGCAGAATTATATTTGCTCGGCGACATTTTTGATTTTTGGTTTGAATACCGACACGTTGTTCCACGCGGATTCAGCCGCTTTCTGGGTAAGATCTGCGAATTTACCGATAGCGGTATTCCTGTACACTTTTTTACGGGCAACCACGACATATGGGTATTTGATTATCTCCCCAAAGAAACAGGAATGATCATTCATCACGACCCCTATAAGGTTGAACTCAACGGCAAATCGTTCTATTTGGCCCACGGTGATGGCCTGGGACCCTACGACAAAGCCTACAATAGACTAAAGTGGGTATTCACCAATAAGTTTTTACAATGGATGTTTGCGCGCATACACCCCAATTTCGCAGTTGGTTTTGCCCGCAAATGGTCGAAACAAAGCAGACTTAAAAATGAAAATTCGGACGAATCTCAATTTTTAGGTGAAGACAAAGAATGGCTGATGCTACATGCCAGGGACATCTTAGAAAAAGAACACTTTGATTATTTTGTATTTGGACATAGACATTTAGCCTTTCACAAAGATTTCATGGACAACAGTCACTTCATATACCTGGGCGACTGGGTAAATCACCGCTCCTATGGAGTTTGGGATGGTACAAAATTTGAATTAAAATTTTTACAGTAG
- a CDS encoding stage II sporulation protein M — MKKGDKLNPDELADQFIQLTDDLAYAKTFYPKSASIAYLNSLTVKTHQEIYKNKKENAGRFKTFWTRELPLELYESRKYFLLSLAIFIIAGMLGAVSALNDDGFVRLILGDSYVNTTLNNIEKGDPMGIYGSMDEFEMFLMITSNNIWVSFLVFACGMLSALGVGFMLVRNGIMIGAFQAFFYQKQLFSVSSLAIYIHGGLEVPGLVIAGAAGIILGNSFLFPGTLPRLTALGIGVRRGVKIMVGLVPIFMMAGFLESFVTRHYDAMPLILNLLIILGSLTFIIWYFFSYPSQVHKKVMSEMDHQK, encoded by the coding sequence ATGAAGAAGGGCGATAAGTTGAACCCGGATGAGTTAGCTGATCAGTTTATTCAACTGACGGATGATTTGGCATATGCTAAAACTTTCTATCCAAAATCAGCCAGTATTGCATATCTTAATTCATTAACTGTTAAAACACATCAGGAAATTTACAAAAACAAAAAGGAGAATGCTGGTCGTTTTAAAACTTTTTGGACCAGAGAACTTCCGCTGGAATTATACGAAAGCCGTAAGTATTTTCTATTATCACTGGCTATATTTATAATAGCTGGCATGTTGGGCGCTGTTTCAGCTTTGAATGATGATGGTTTTGTGCGTTTGATTTTAGGCGATAGTTATGTGAATACAACACTGAATAATATCGAGAAAGGTGATCCAATGGGTATCTATGGTTCAATGGATGAGTTTGAGATGTTTCTGATGATTACAAGTAACAATATCTGGGTTTCTTTTTTAGTCTTTGCTTGTGGTATGCTTAGCGCCCTTGGTGTGGGCTTTATGTTGGTACGCAATGGTATTATGATAGGTGCTTTTCAGGCATTTTTCTACCAAAAACAGCTCTTCTCGGTCTCCTCTCTCGCTATCTATATACACGGAGGATTGGAGGTTCCCGGACTTGTGATAGCGGGAGCTGCCGGAATTATTCTAGGTAATAGTTTTTTATTCCCGGGTACACTTCCTCGTCTTACGGCCTTGGGAATAGGCGTTAGGCGAGGTGTTAAAATTATGGTAGGACTGGTGCCCATTTTTATGATGGCGGGTTTTCTAGAGAGTTTTGTTACCCGGCATTATGATGCCATGCCACTGATCCTTAATTTGTTAATCATTCTGGGTTCCTTGACTTTTATAATCTGGTATTTTTTTAGCTATCCAAGCCAGGTACATAAAAAAGTAATGAGCGAAATGGATCATCAAAAATAA
- a CDS encoding AAA family ATPase has protein sequence MEDQTPFENRLGLEELNRAAFQIKNEIAKIIVGQEKIIDLMLTALLANGHVLLEGVPGVAKTMLSKLVAKSISTGFKRIQFTPDLMPSDVLGTTIFNVGTSAFEFKEGPIFSNLVLIDEINRAPAKTQAALFEVMEERQVTIDGDCRKMEAPFIVFATQNPVEHEGTYRLPEAQLDRFLFKIELDYPSLDEEVKILSNAQERENTNELSLVNPVVSAAQIVALQELVKKVLVEPDLIRYIAQIVEKTRHSNALFLGGSPRASLAVLNAAKAYAAIEGRDFVTPEDIKFVVIPVLTHRVILTPEKEMEGVKSNTVIQQIVDSVEIPR, from the coding sequence ATGGAAGATCAAACGCCATTTGAAAATAGGTTGGGATTGGAAGAATTAAATCGGGCCGCATTTCAAATAAAGAATGAGATAGCAAAAATTATTGTAGGTCAAGAGAAAATTATAGACCTGATGCTCACTGCCTTGTTAGCTAATGGTCATGTTTTGTTGGAAGGGGTTCCCGGGGTGGCAAAAACCATGTTGTCTAAGTTGGTTGCCAAAAGTATTTCTACCGGGTTTAAAAGAATACAGTTTACGCCCGATTTAATGCCTTCGGATGTGTTGGGAACTACCATTTTTAATGTGGGTACCTCAGCTTTTGAATTTAAAGAAGGCCCTATCTTCTCTAACCTGGTTTTAATAGATGAAATTAACCGGGCTCCGGCAAAAACACAGGCAGCTCTCTTTGAAGTAATGGAAGAGCGACAAGTGACCATCGATGGCGACTGCCGAAAAATGGAGGCGCCGTTTATTGTGTTTGCAACACAAAACCCCGTAGAACATGAAGGTACATACCGACTGCCAGAGGCCCAGCTAGACCGTTTCTTGTTTAAAATTGAGCTGGATTATCCCTCGTTGGATGAGGAGGTGAAAATATTGAGTAATGCCCAAGAACGGGAAAATACGAATGAATTGTCATTGGTGAATCCTGTTGTGTCGGCAGCGCAGATCGTGGCTTTGCAAGAGCTTGTTAAAAAGGTACTGGTAGAGCCCGACTTGATCAGATATATCGCTCAGATAGTGGAGAAAACGCGTCATTCTAATGCTTTGTTTTTGGGAGGTAGCCCAAGAGCTTCGTTGGCCGTGTTGAATGCAGCCAAAGCATATGCCGCTATTGAAGGGCGTGACTTTGTAACGCCTGAGGATATTAAGTTTGTGGTTATTCCTGTATTGACGCACCGCGTTATATTAACGCCCGAGAAGGAGATGGAAGGGGTGAAAAGCAATACGGTGATTCAGCAAATAGTGGATTCTGTTGAAATACCACGATAG
- a CDS encoding DUF4129 domain-containing protein: MNNKLFYTILLMNLLLFIGAGLYGQDSTVVEPWDRSKVDYRPASVEAMEAYKLMPKYVYDRYVEPESIWDKIKDWLWTHILRSRINGKVVMYVFIGIAALILLFIILKLLGIKPSGLFIFAGNTKVTNLRFQQVDDDIYNENLEDILQVAIKNKAYREAVRVMYLLSLRHLDSAGVIQWEPWKTNRDYYYELKSDSSKVMFKQLVRSYEYIWYGQFGIGEEKFKMVHANFDEFEQLIHQGKMSV, from the coding sequence ATGAATAATAAACTTTTTTATACAATTCTATTGATGAACCTGCTTCTTTTTATAGGGGCGGGTTTATATGGCCAGGATTCTACCGTTGTGGAGCCTTGGGATAGAAGCAAGGTGGATTACAGGCCTGCTTCTGTCGAAGCAATGGAGGCGTATAAGTTAATGCCCAAGTATGTGTACGATAGGTATGTGGAACCGGAATCTATCTGGGATAAGATCAAGGATTGGTTGTGGACGCATATTTTACGAAGTCGTATCAATGGAAAAGTGGTGATGTATGTGTTTATTGGAATAGCTGCTTTAATATTGCTCTTTATTATTTTAAAACTTCTGGGTATTAAGCCATCGGGCTTGTTTATTTTTGCGGGTAACACCAAGGTCACCAACCTTCGTTTTCAACAGGTGGATGATGATATTTATAACGAAAACCTGGAGGATATTTTACAAGTAGCCATAAAAAATAAGGCGTATAGAGAGGCCGTGAGGGTGATGTATTTGTTAAGTTTGAGACATCTGGATAGCGCTGGTGTGATTCAGTGGGAGCCCTGGAAAACCAATAGGGATTATTATTATGAGCTGAAATCTGATTCTAGCAAAGTAATGTTTAAACAATTGGTGCGTAGCTATGAATATATATGGTATGGTCAGTTTGGTATCGGTGAAGAAAAATTTAAGATGGTTCACGCTAATTTTGATGAGTTTGAACAGCTTATTCATCAAGGAAAAATGTCTGTTTAA
- a CDS encoding RDD family protein: protein MEYINVSTTQNIDLEYRMAGIGDRILAYGFDLLVVSSWGILWAIVLYQLGGYHPWQIVFILPVMFYSLLSELFLNGQTFGKMVLKIKVVKLDGSELTLGACLIRWVLRIIDIWLISGSVAIISMLVSQKSQRLGDLASGTTVVKIAQKDLWESTTFMEVPQDYTTAYPQSQLLSDQDANTIKEVLNFVNKENNTGSDIEYHPMHLKLQKVLKQKLQIQDINGSARKFLEDLLKDFNYLHQ, encoded by the coding sequence ATGGAGTACATTAATGTTTCCACTACCCAGAATATTGACTTAGAATACAGAATGGCAGGCATTGGCGATCGCATTTTAGCCTACGGCTTCGACCTACTGGTAGTAAGTTCATGGGGTATTTTATGGGCTATCGTTTTATACCAATTGGGTGGCTATCACCCATGGCAAATCGTTTTTATCTTGCCTGTTATGTTTTACAGCTTACTCTCCGAATTGTTTTTAAACGGACAAACATTTGGAAAAATGGTGCTTAAAATAAAAGTGGTCAAGCTGGACGGATCTGAACTCACACTGGGGGCCTGCCTTATCAGATGGGTATTGCGCATCATTGATATATGGCTTATTTCAGGGTCTGTTGCAATCATTAGCATGTTAGTAAGCCAAAAATCGCAACGCCTGGGCGATCTGGCCTCGGGAACTACCGTAGTGAAGATCGCGCAAAAAGACCTATGGGAATCAACCACCTTCATGGAAGTACCCCAGGACTACACAACGGCATACCCGCAATCGCAGTTATTAAGCGACCAAGATGCCAATACCATCAAAGAGGTATTAAATTTTGTGAACAAAGAAAACAACACTGGCTCCGATATTGAGTACCACCCTATGCATCTGAAATTACAGAAGGTACTCAAACAAAAATTACAGATACAGGACATCAACGGATCGGCCAGAAAATTTTTAGAAGACTTGTTAAAAGATTTTAATTACTTACATCAATAA
- a CDS encoding TlpA disulfide reductase family protein — MNTSRIILFLGLILFATACTNKNQLNVSGKIEGAEGKTLYFQQLNLDGAVDLDSIALKENGKFNFSLPRLEHPTFLLLKLSDNNLITLLADSTENIIVNAKSDNLIDSYNVKNSMGSSYVKTLNRRLETSKNEIDSLISIYKEIPVANTEERKKISDKLQEIVNKQKDFIFDFVMTNPRSFASYYAVFQRFDDGNLILNPNEKKDFNMFATVATSLDLQFPESPRVKQLKQFVLGIRKEQRTKEFTEKLLKERKTTATIPEIEEENLQGKKVKLSSLKGKMVLLSFWASWDAKSRQENKQLLKIYNKYKSKGFTVYQVSLDKSKILWETAVQQDKLPWVNVSDLQYTNSYPAQIYNIKKLPANYLISKEGEIIGKDLFGRILDEKLADLLN, encoded by the coding sequence ATGAATACATCTCGAATTATACTCTTTTTAGGACTCATACTCTTTGCCACTGCCTGCACAAATAAAAACCAATTGAATGTCAGTGGAAAAATTGAAGGAGCAGAGGGGAAAACTCTTTATTTTCAACAACTCAATTTAGATGGGGCAGTGGACTTAGATTCTATAGCACTCAAAGAAAATGGAAAATTCAATTTTTCACTTCCTCGATTAGAACATCCCACATTTTTGTTATTAAAGTTAAGCGACAACAACTTAATTACCCTACTGGCTGATTCCACTGAGAACATAATAGTCAATGCCAAGAGTGACAACTTAATTGATAGCTATAATGTTAAGAACTCTATGGGCTCCTCCTATGTTAAAACTCTAAACCGTAGATTAGAGACAAGTAAAAACGAAATTGATAGCCTGATATCCATCTACAAAGAAATACCAGTAGCCAATACGGAAGAAAGAAAGAAAATCAGCGACAAACTACAAGAGATAGTAAATAAACAAAAGGACTTCATCTTTGACTTCGTGATGACGAACCCGCGCTCCTTTGCTAGTTACTACGCGGTATTTCAACGCTTTGATGATGGAAATCTTATTTTAAACCCGAATGAGAAAAAGGACTTTAATATGTTTGCCACTGTTGCCACGAGTTTAGACCTTCAATTTCCTGAGTCGCCACGTGTAAAACAGCTCAAACAATTTGTATTGGGAATCCGAAAAGAACAACGAACAAAAGAATTTACAGAAAAATTGTTGAAAGAAAGAAAAACTACAGCCACCATTCCTGAAATTGAAGAAGAAAATCTTCAAGGAAAAAAGGTTAAGTTATCATCATTAAAAGGCAAAATGGTATTACTATCATTTTGGGCCTCGTGGGACGCCAAGTCGCGACAAGAAAACAAGCAACTTCTTAAGATATACAACAAATACAAATCCAAAGGATTTACCGTTTATCAGGTATCCCTCGACAAAAGTAAGATACTGTGGGAAACAGCGGTACAACAAGACAAACTACCATGGGTCAATGTGAGCGACCTTCAGTATACCAATTCGTATCCTGCCCAAATATATAATATTAAAAAACTACCGGCTAACTACCTCATCAGTAAAGAAGGTGAGATTATTGGCAAAGACCTCTTTGGAAGAATCTTGGATGAGAAATTGGCAGACTTACTGAACTAA
- a CDS encoding DUF58 domain-containing protein, translating to MRKFWKSLFITKRFFGSLAFMMVLMILGQYYQLFFVAGQLSFFLFVLLLFVDAVLMYAGKSSSRIRAMRVLPVRFSNGDVNLVKLTFKSHFSFKVFITLIDELPIQFQKRDFNERFVLTPRQEEQFCYELRPVSRGEYHFGALNIFARSPISLISRRYIFNQDAMVKVYPSYIEMRRFELMAISNRLTEIGVKKIRKIGNQMEFDQIRDYINGDDYRTINWKATARKGHLMVNQYQDEKSQQVFSLLDMGRTMKMPFNGMTLLDYAINTSLVISNIAMLKHDKAGLISYSNTIHSTLPAARNGKHLQSIMEVLYNQETDFKEENLALLYAQIKRSIHHRSLMMLYTNFESLSSARRQIPFLQQLAKNHLLVVVFFENTELSKLSAKKTHNIEDIYVKTIAEKFSFDKKLIVRELKRHGIHAILSAPDELTVNTVNKYLEIKSRGLL from the coding sequence ATGCGTAAATTTTGGAAGTCTCTTTTTATTACAAAACGTTTCTTTGGCTCGTTGGCATTTATGATGGTGTTGATGATTTTGGGACAGTATTACCAACTGTTTTTTGTGGCCGGACAATTATCGTTTTTTCTTTTTGTATTATTACTTTTTGTAGATGCGGTTTTAATGTATGCAGGTAAGAGTTCGTCAAGGATTAGAGCCATGCGGGTTTTGCCGGTGAGGTTCTCGAATGGTGATGTGAACCTGGTGAAGCTTACTTTTAAAAGTCATTTTAGTTTTAAGGTCTTCATAACCCTGATTGATGAGCTGCCTATACAATTTCAAAAAAGAGATTTTAATGAGCGATTTGTATTGACTCCGCGGCAAGAAGAACAGTTCTGCTATGAACTCAGGCCTGTTAGCAGAGGAGAATATCACTTTGGAGCTTTGAATATATTTGCCAGGTCACCCATATCCCTGATCTCCCGAAGGTATATTTTTAATCAGGATGCCATGGTAAAAGTGTATCCTAGTTACATCGAAATGCGTAGATTCGAATTGATGGCTATCTCGAATCGCCTTACAGAAATTGGTGTTAAGAAAATTAGGAAGATTGGCAATCAGATGGAGTTTGATCAAATCAGAGACTACATTAATGGGGATGATTATAGAACTATCAACTGGAAGGCTACGGCTCGTAAGGGACATCTGATGGTGAATCAATACCAGGATGAAAAATCACAGCAGGTTTTTAGTCTCCTGGATATGGGACGTACTATGAAGATGCCTTTCAATGGAATGACTTTGCTGGATTATGCCATCAATACTTCACTGGTCATTTCTAATATTGCCATGCTAAAACATGATAAGGCAGGACTTATTTCTTATAGTAATACGATTCACTCAACGCTTCCTGCTGCTCGTAATGGTAAACATTTGCAAAGTATTATGGAGGTTTTGTATAATCAGGAGACTGACTTTAAAGAGGAGAACCTGGCTTTGTTATATGCCCAAATAAAGCGTAGTATTCATCACCGTAGTTTAATGATGTTATATACCAATTTTGAAAGTTTAAGTTCGGCACGAAGACAAATTCCTTTTTTACAGCAGTTAGCCAAGAATCATTTATTGGTAGTGGTGTTTTTTGAGAATACAGAGCTTTCGAAATTATCTGCAAAAAAAACACATAACATTGAGGATATATATGTGAAAACCATTGCCGAGAAATTTTCTTTCGATAAGAAACTCATTGTGCGCGAACTAAAACGACATGGTATTCATGCCATTTTAAGTGCTCCTGATGAGTTGACCGTGAACACAGTCAATAAATACCTTGAGATAAAGTCGAGGGGATTGCTGTAA